One window of Amaranthus tricolor cultivar Red isolate AtriRed21 chromosome 11, ASM2621246v1, whole genome shotgun sequence genomic DNA carries:
- the LOC130827488 gene encoding probable pectinesterase/pectinesterase inhibitor 61, with translation MEGIFSTILLPFTIFILMNPNPIMCLNVRAIPTPNDNKEEKNSTNTLIEKACNNAKYKELCMETLKSHPGSETADLKSLAFMALNKTKTYGNKVSDIINSMIENGNSMGPGIEQALSECDDQYDDANVQTDNSLVAFFANAFKDVNTFITTAIKNAETCEDYVKKGNATKVLGDKNKVFAQYCTNALAVVHVLAQTKN, from the coding sequence atggagggaATTTTCTCAACAATTTTATTACCCTTTACAATCTTCATTCTCATGAACCCTAATCCAATTATGTGCCTAAATGTAAGAGCAATTCCAACACCAAACGAtaacaaagaagaaaaaaatagtaCAAATACCCTAATAGAAAAAGCATGcaataatgcaaaatacaaaGAATTATGCATGGAAACCCTAAAATCGCACCCAGGTAGCGAAACAGCTGACTTAAAAAGCTTAGCATTTATGGCTTTAAATAAAACCAAAACTTATGGAAACAAAGTTAGTGATATAATCAATAGTATGATCGAAAATGGCAATTCGATGGGCCCCGGAATTGAACAAGCATTAAGTGAATGTGATGATCAATATGATGATGCAAATGTTCAAACGGATAATTCATTAGTAGCATTTTTTGCTAATGCATTTAAAGATGTTAATACTTTTATTACAACGGCTATTAAAAATGCTGAGACTTGTGAAGATTATGTTAAAAAAGGGAATGCTACTAAAGTTTTGGGTGATAAGAATAAGGTGTTTGCTCAATATTGTACTAATGCTTTGGCTGTTGTTCATGTCTTGGCTCAAACTAAGAACTAA